A window of Adhaeribacter arboris genomic DNA:
AAGGCTTTTCTGCTTCCATATAATCCAGCAAACGATTCAAATAATTTTGGCTTTCTTCCGATTTTAAACTCGACTTTTGGTATTTTGGCACAGATTCCTGCGTTGTCTCCAAATTATCCGCATGAGGAGATTGGGTTGGTAAAGGGGCATCGTTTGAAGAGGAAATGGGTGCTTTCTGGTCGTAAGTAGATACCTGGTTTGGAAAAGAAGCCGGTAAAACGGGTCGGTTGACAAAAACCTGGGGTTGGGCCAAGGCTTTGTACCCAATCCAATAAACCAATGCCACCATCATTAAGTAATGTAAGTGGTAATGATAAATTTCGGTAAGCACGGGTACGTACCATTTTTTGGCGTAAAAAGCAATGGCTGCCACAAAAAAGATACTTAAAATGGCATAGATAAATTGCTTTAGCCACTGTAAACGGATTTTTTCCAGCTCCGAAAAAGTATCTAAAATTTTCTTTTCGTACCGATACAAAGCCTTCAAGGAATAAACCAGGTAAAAAAGTATTTGAAATAAAGTCGCCTGGCCTAACAAACCGAAATCGTCTTTACGGGCCGTTTCAAAATCATTTAAATAAGCAATTTTCTCAGCGGTAGATTGTAAATAATAAGGTAACAGATAAATAAAAGTTACAATTGCCGGTATAAAGTGAATCAAGTCCGTGCGCCTAAACCGGGGAGCCCGAGAGGTAATTTTCCGGGTAAAAAGATATAGCAACGGACCAAAGAACAAAGGATTTAGCCAGCCAATTTTACTTAAATGCGGAAGAGTAATAAAAAACTCCCGAGTGTCGAATGCTACCAATATCGATTGAATAGACACCAGAAAAATGAAAGCTCCCAGCAGCCGGTTAGCTAATTGGTTGGTTTTACGGGTAAATAAAAGAACAGCCAGCAATATTCCCTGTAAAGCTCCACCTACCAGGATCAACTGCATTATTTGGGTAAAATTCATAATTAATCAGCCAGTAATGCTACAAATTTAGTAAATGTATGGCTTAATGCCGCTGTACTTTGCTTTTACCAATAATCATTTCACTTATTTTTAACCTTACTACCTATTTATTTATAAACGTGACTCCATATAAGGGAAAGATTTACGGGTTGATATTAAAACTTCTTTCGAATAAAATAATTTAGACCTTACCCTGATTTGAGTATATTGGCGCCGAATAAAATGAAACTGGAAGGTTATTTTCGTTTCCAGTTTCATTTTAAATCTAAATAAAATGTATGGTAATTCATTTAATTTCCGGACCCCGTAATATTTCTACGGCCTTGATGTATTCATTTGCTCAACGAGGAGATATGAAAGTAATGGATGAACCGTTTTATGCTTTTTACCTGATTTTAACCGGTTTAGAACATCCCGGCAAAGATGAAATTTTAAAAACTTTAGAACCCGATCCGAAAAAAGTATTTACCCAGATAAAAAGTTTAGAACAAAAACACGGCAACGTATTTATCAAAAATATGGGGCATCACCTGCAAGGCTTTGATTATAGCTCTATCGTGTTATTTCAAAATGTGTTTCTCATCCGCGACCCCGGCCAAATGCTTTTATCGTACGCCAAAGTAAGAGAACAGCCTACTTTAAACGACATTGGTTTAAAGCAACAAGCCGAGCTTTTTGCCTGGTTACAAGCCGAAGGACAACAACCAATCGTTCTAGATGGCAACGAACTCCGGAAAAACCCAAGTGTTATTTTAGAAAAATTGTGCGAGCAATTAGGCTTACCATTTACCAAGGCTATGCTTTCCTGGCCGGCTGGCCCTCGGGCAGAAGATGGTTGCTGGGCTCCTTACTGGTACACCCAGGTACATCAGTCCACTAATTTTATGCCGCCCGAACCAGATACTACTTCATTACCAAACTATTTGCTCCACACGTACGAAGAAGCTTTACCTTATTATACTACCTTAAAAAATTACGCCCTTAAAGCCTGATTATGCTGCAACAATACGATCCCCGGAATGCTGAAATAAAAGTTTGGGTCAATGGTTTATGTTCCCGGCAAGATGCCCGCGTTTCCGTTTTTGATAGTGCGGTGCAAGGCGGCGATGCGGTTTGGGAAGGAATCCGGATATACCACGGTTATGCTTTTATGCTGGAGCAGCACATAGACCGCTTACAGGAATCGGCCCATGCTTTAGCATTTGCCCACGTGCCCACCAGGGAGGAAATCAAAGAAGCAGTATTTGCTACCTTACAAGCCAACAGAATGAAGGATAACGCGCACATCCGGTTAACGCTAACCCGCGGCGAAAAAATAACGTCGGGCATGGATCCCCGGTTAAACCAAAAAGGTTGCACCTTAATTGTACTAGCCGAACACAAACCACCGGTTTATGATAATTCTGCCGGAATACGGTTAATTACCAGCGGTATCCGGCGCAACAATCCGCAGTTTTTGGATTCTAAAATTCACCATAACAATTTACTAAATAATATTTTAGCCAAAATTGAAGCCAACGTAGCCGGAGCCGACGATGCTTTAATGCTGGATGGACAAGGTTTTGTGGCTGAAACCAATGCTACAAATTTATTTATGGTAAAAAAAGGCATTTTGTATACTCCACTGCCAGATGCTTGTTTACCCGGTATAACCCGTAAATTGGTGCTGGAAATGGCGGCAGAATTAAAAATACCTGCCATGGAAAAAAACGTATCTCTTACCGAATTTTACAATGCCGATGAGGTATTTGCCACCGGAACCATGGGGGAACTAACGCCCGTGCAAGAGATTGATGGCCGCAAAATTTTAAACCGCAGCCAATCTGAGGTTTTAAACAAATTGAAGCAGCATTTTACGACTAAGATTGAAGTATACGGTGTTAAACTTCCTTTTTAAAATAATTACGGGAGATGCTTTAAAAAGTAAATTTAATCTGATAAAATCTGTTTGTTTTTCTTCTTATATCTGAGTAACCTAAAACTTTAGTTTCTATTTTCTGGGTAATTATTCATTAAATTTCCTATTTTACCCGTCTTTTATTTGTGCTCACCTGCTTGCGCGGGTTTTTGAAAGTTTTTGTACGTTTTTCACGCTGCGCTCATGAAACCTATTGTACAAATCTCCCTTGACCTTACTAATATGGAAGAAGCTCTCCAAACGGCCGCTCTAGCCCGACGGGCCGGAGTAGATTGGTTAGAGGCAGGCACTCCCTTAATTTTAGCCGAAGGATTACACGGGGTGCGGCAATTAGCGCAAAATTTTCCGGGAGTTCCTATAGTTGCCGATTTAAAAACCATGGACGGTGGTTACCTGGAAGTAGAAATGATGGCAAAAGCGGGCGCTACCCACGTAGTGGTAATGGCGAGGGCGCACGAAGAAACCATTAAATGCGTGGTAAAAGCCGGTCGTGATTTCGGAGTTAAAGTAATGGGCGATAATATGGTTTGTCCCGATATGGTGGCAGGAGCCAAGTGGCTGGAAGATTTAGGTTGCGATTACGTCATTCATCACATTGGATACGACGAAAGGCGGGGAATTGCGGCTCAAGGCAGATTAATGCCTAGTCCATTGGACCAGTTGCGGGAAGTAGTGCAAGCCGTTTCTATTCCGGTACAAGCAGTAGGTGGCTTATCCCTGGAACAAGCCATTCGTTGTCCGGAATACGGCGCTCCTTTGGTAGTACTCGGTGCGCCTTTAACCATTGACGCAGATGCCTTTAAAACGGCTGATGGCGATCTGGAAAGCTCTCTACGACTAATTTGTGATAAAATCCACGCCTACGGTGACGTTCCGGTAGGTAGAATTTAAATTGGAAGTTGCAAGTTGCAGGTTACAAGTTAGAGAAGTTGAAATTTGTAGATTTTAGCTTCTATACGCAGCTACTATTTTACTTATTTTAAAATACTTTTTAATTTTCTAACCTGCAACTTCTTACCTAAAACCTAAAACTTACTACTAAAATAAATATGAAATCTGCTGCTGTTGTAAATTTTGCGCCGGAGAAAGGATCGGTGGAAGTACGGGAAATTGCCGAACCTACCATTGGGGAGGAAGATGTATTGCTGGAGGTAGCCAACGTAGGGGTTTGCGGTTCCGATTTGCACCAGTGGACCGCCGATCATTCCTGGCCGGTCAATTACCCGGTAGTATTGGGGCACGAGTTTGGTGGACATATCGCCGCTTTGGGTAGTAAAGTAGTAGGCTGGCAAGAAGGAGATCGAGTTGTAAGTGAAACAGCAGCGGTGATTGATCCGAACAATCCCATGAGCCGGAGCGGTTTGTATAATCTCGATCCTACCCGGAAAGGCTTTGGTTACGGCGTAAACGGGGCCATGACCCGTTTTGTGCGAGTACCCGCCCGCTGCTTACACAAAGTACCCGATAAATTAGCCTTTGAAGAAGCCTGTTTAACCGAACCTTGCTGCGTAGCCTTTAACGCCTTAGTAGAAAATTCCCGGATAAAACCAGGCGACCGGGTTATTGTGCTCGGACCCGGTACCATTGGTATTTTGTGCGCGGCAGTAGCCAAGCTTTGCGGAGCCGAAGTAGCGCTGGTGGGTTTAGAAGCCGATCGGCACCGGTTACATATTGGGGCACAATACGGTTGCGAAGCTATTGTGGGAGATGCGACCCCTTGGGCCCAGGAACGCGATGGTTTAGGCGCAGATTGCGTGATTGATGCCGCCGGCGTGAGCGCTACCTTAAAAATGGCTTTACAATTGGTGCGTCCGAATGGGCACATAGCCAAAGTAGGGTGGGGTCCGCAACCTTTAAATTTTTCGCTCGATCCTTTGGTGCAGAAAAATGTAACCCTACAGGGAAGTTTCAGCCATAATTGGCCCGTGTGGGAACGAGTTATTGCTTTAC
This region includes:
- a CDS encoding sulfotransferase-like domain-containing protein, which encodes MVIHLISGPRNISTALMYSFAQRGDMKVMDEPFYAFYLILTGLEHPGKDEILKTLEPDPKKVFTQIKSLEQKHGNVFIKNMGHHLQGFDYSSIVLFQNVFLIRDPGQMLLSYAKVREQPTLNDIGLKQQAELFAWLQAEGQQPIVLDGNELRKNPSVILEKLCEQLGLPFTKAMLSWPAGPRAEDGCWAPYWYTQVHQSTNFMPPEPDTTSLPNYLLHTYEEALPYYTTLKNYALKA
- a CDS encoding orotidine 5'-phosphate decarboxylase / HUMPS family protein, with protein sequence MKPIVQISLDLTNMEEALQTAALARRAGVDWLEAGTPLILAEGLHGVRQLAQNFPGVPIVADLKTMDGGYLEVEMMAKAGATHVVVMARAHEETIKCVVKAGRDFGVKVMGDNMVCPDMVAGAKWLEDLGCDYVIHHIGYDERRGIAAQGRLMPSPLDQLREVVQAVSIPVQAVGGLSLEQAIRCPEYGAPLVVLGAPLTIDADAFKTADGDLESSLRLICDKIHAYGDVPVGRI
- a CDS encoding helix-turn-helix domain-containing protein → MNFTQIMQLILVGGALQGILLAVLLFTRKTNQLANRLLGAFIFLVSIQSILVAFDTREFFITLPHLSKIGWLNPLFFGPLLYLFTRKITSRAPRFRRTDLIHFIPAIVTFIYLLPYYLQSTAEKIAYLNDFETARKDDFGLLGQATLFQILFYLVYSLKALYRYEKKILDTFSELEKIRLQWLKQFIYAILSIFFVAAIAFYAKKWYVPVLTEIYHYHLHYLMMVALVYWIGYKALAQPQVFVNRPVLPASFPNQVSTYDQKAPISSSNDAPLPTQSPHADNLETTQESVPKYQKSSLKSEESQNYLNRLLDYMEAEKPYRQSNITIQDLAALLQIPKHHLSQIINNKLDKNFYDFINQYRVAEAQLLLVDPKFKHLTNLAIAEEAGFNSKATFNAVFKKQTGQTPSEYVRSQAQNVRT
- a CDS encoding zinc-binding dehydrogenase, which encodes MKSAAVVNFAPEKGSVEVREIAEPTIGEEDVLLEVANVGVCGSDLHQWTADHSWPVNYPVVLGHEFGGHIAALGSKVVGWQEGDRVVSETAAVIDPNNPMSRSGLYNLDPTRKGFGYGVNGAMTRFVRVPARCLHKVPDKLAFEEACLTEPCCVAFNALVENSRIKPGDRVIVLGPGTIGILCAAVAKLCGAEVALVGLEADRHRLHIGAQYGCEAIVGDATPWAQERDGLGADCVIDAAGVSATLKMALQLVRPNGHIAKVGWGPQPLNFSLDPLVQKNVTLQGSFSHNWPVWERVIALLASGQLNVKPIIGGVWPITEWHEAFDKMHRGEVVKSVLKPV
- a CDS encoding aminotransferase class IV produces the protein MLQQYDPRNAEIKVWVNGLCSRQDARVSVFDSAVQGGDAVWEGIRIYHGYAFMLEQHIDRLQESAHALAFAHVPTREEIKEAVFATLQANRMKDNAHIRLTLTRGEKITSGMDPRLNQKGCTLIVLAEHKPPVYDNSAGIRLITSGIRRNNPQFLDSKIHHNNLLNNILAKIEANVAGADDALMLDGQGFVAETNATNLFMVKKGILYTPLPDACLPGITRKLVLEMAAELKIPAMEKNVSLTEFYNADEVFATGTMGELTPVQEIDGRKILNRSQSEVLNKLKQHFTTKIEVYGVKLPF